CTTCGGCACCTGGATCGGCGGGGACCGGGACGGCAACCCCTTCGTCACCCCGCAGGTCACCCGGGACGTGCTGTTGATCCAGTACGAGCACGGCATCCAGGCGACCGAGGCGGCGATGGAGTCGCTGATCAACGAGATCTCGGTCTCCCGGCGACTGCGCGGGGTGTCCCTCGACCTCTCCGCCAGCCTCGCCAAGGACCTGGACGCGCTGCCCGAGGTCGCGGCCCGGTTCCGTCGGGTGAACGCCGAGGAGCCGTACCGGCTCAAGGCGCGGTGCGTCCGGGCGAAGCTGGCCAACACCCGGCGCCGCCTGGGCCAGGGCACCCCGCACGTTCCGGGTCGGGACTACCGGGGCTCCGCCGACCTGCTCGGCGACCTGGAACTGATGCGCGCCTCGCTGGCCCGCAACTCCGGTCAGCTCACCGCCGTCGGCCGGCTCGCCTCGGCGATCAGGACGGTCGCGGCGTTCGGCCCGCACCTGGCGACCATGGACATCCGGGAGCACGCCGAGGCGCACCACGCCGTACTCGCGCAGTTCTACACGGCCGTCGGCGAGGTGCCCGACTACGCGGCGCTGAGCCGTACCGAGCGGACCAAACTCCTCGCCGAGGAGCTGACCGGACGCCGACCGCTGTCCACCATGGACACGCCGCTGACCGAGGCGGCCCGGAAGACCTTCGACGTCTTCGGTACGGTCCGCGAGGTCCAGGAGCGGTTCGGCGTCGAGGTGATCGAGTCGTACATCATCTCGATGACGCTCGGCGTGGACGACGTACTCGCGGCGGTGGTGCTGGCCCGGGAGGCCGGACTGGTCGACGTGCACACCGGCCGGGCCCGGATCGGCTTCGTTCCGCTGCTGGAGACCCCGGCCGAACTCGACGCCGGTGGCGAGATGCTCGACGAACTGCTGTCGCTGCCGGCGTACCGGTCGCTGGTGGCGGCCCGGGGCGACGTGCAGGAGGTGATGCTCGGCTACTCCGACTCGAACAAGGAGGCGGGGATCACCACCTCACAGTGGTCGATCCACCGGGCCCAGCGCGCGCTGCGGGACGTGGCCGCCCGGCACAACGTACGGCTGCGGCTCTTCCACGGCCGGGGCGGTACGGTCGGCCGGGGCGGCGGGCCGACCCACGAGGCGATCCTGGCCCAGCCGTACGGCACCCTGGACGGCGAGATCAAGGTGACCGAGCAGGGTGAGGTCATCTCCGACAAGTACACCCTGCCGTCGCTGGCCCGGGAGAACCTGGAGCTGACCCTGGCCGCCGTGTTGCAGAGCACGCTGCTGCACACCACGCCGCGCCAGCCCGCCGAGGCACTGGACCGGTGGGACTCCACGATGGACGTCGTCTCCGGTGCCGCGTACCGCCGCTACCGGTCGCTGGTCGAGAACCCGGACCTGCCCGCGTACTTCTGGGCCTCCACCCCGACCGAACTGCTCGGCGCGCTCAACATCGGCTCCCGGCCGGCGAAACGCCCCAACACCGGTGCCGGACTCGCCGGGCTGCGCGCGATCCCGTGGGTCTTCGGCTGGACCCAGACCCGGCAGATCGTTCCCGGCTGGTTCGGTGTCGGGTCCGGGCTGGCCGCCGCCCGTGAGGCGGGAATGGCCGACGTCCTCTGCGAGATGCACCGGGCCTGGCACTTCTTCGGAACGTTCCTGTCGAACGTCGAGATGATGCTGAGCAAGACCGACCTCAACATCGCCCGGCGGTACGTCGAGACCCTGGTGCCGGAGCCGCTGCACCCGATCTTCCACATGATCGAGGCGGAGTACGAGCTGACCAAACGCGAGGTGCTGGCCATCACCTCGTCACCGGCGCTGCTGGAGAACTCGCCCGTGCTGCAACGTACGCTCGCCGTCCGGGACACCTACCTGGAGCCGCTGCACCACCTCCAGGTGGCCCTGCTGCGGCAGTACCGCGACTCGGGTGCCGCCGGCCGGGCCGTGGCCACCGCACCGGGCGGTCGGCGTGCCCCCGGCGACGGTACGGCGCTGGAGCGGGCCCTGCTCACCACCGTCAACGGCATCGCCGCGGGAATGCGCAACACCGGCTGACCGGCCGCGCCACCGACGTACCCGGTCCGACGCTCAGCGGGCGTGTCGGGTACGGACGCCGCGACCACGACGTCGTCGAGCACCTACCCTGCCAACCGGAGCGAACACCGACTTGGGGCGTACGGAGGAAGCGATGCGGGTGACGGTGCGCAGGGCGACCCCGGTGGACGCGCCGGCACTGGCGCGGCTGCGCTGGCGACGGGTAGAGGAACATGACGAGCCCGCCATGGACCGCGACGTGTTCCTGGAGATCTTCACGAGTTGGACGGTCGACCACCTCGCCACCCACCTGCCGTTCCTTGCCGAGGTGGACGGCCGGCTCGCCGGGATGACCTGGCTGATGCTCGCCGACCGGGCGCCGAGCCCCTGGAACCTCGACCGCCGCACCGGCGACGTGCAGGCGGTCTACGTCATACCGGAGCTGCGCAACCTCGGGGTGGGAAAGATGCTGATCGACACCGTGCTCGCCGAGGCCCGGCTCCGCGAACTGGAGTCGGTGACGGTGCACTCCAGCGACCGCGCGGTGCCGTTCTATCTGCGGGCCGGCTTCAAGGAGGGCCAGAACCGGCTCGAATGGCGCCCCTGAGTCCGCTCGGAAGCGGGGCGACCGGCATTGCGCTCGGTCGCCCCGGTCCGGTTGCCCCGGCAGCCGTTAGAAGGCGTCAACGACGTTGAAGTACGACCACACCGCCGGCGGCCCGCAGATGGCGCGCAGGCTGTACGCACCCACCGCCGGCAGTACCGGGCTGTACCCACGGATCAGCGGATCGGTGCACTCCAGGTAGATCTGGACCGCACCGGTGTAGACCTCGCAGTAGAACTCGATGGAGTAGCCCGGCGGGGCGTACCCGTAGTAGCAGTTGAACAGCGACACGGTGGCGGCCTTGGCGGAGGTACGGATCGCCGTCATCCGCGACAGGTCGGGCTTCGTCTTCTGGACGGTGAACATCTCCGTGTCCACCGGATGGGCCTTGCCGTTGGCGAGTTCGCCGGCCGGCGCCGGTGCCGGTGCCGGTGCCGCAGCGGCTGGCGCTCCGATGAAGGCGCACGCCGCCAACATGACCAGCGCGGTTACCGCCAGCCGTAGTGTGGTTGCGATGCCGGACCTCGATCCGGCGAACGGTCGACTCATGTGGCCAGCTCCTCGGTCAGGTTCCGATGGGGCGACTCCGCCATCGGGAAACCCGACTATGGCGCCCGGCACTGGACAGCATCTGGACCGCGACTGAAGGCTCGAATGGTCGCGGCCCCGCCCGCCGGCGGCTGATCGCGTTCGCGCCGGTCAGCTCGTCTCGCCCGCGACGCTGAACGAGCGCAGCCGGTCGATGGCGAGCACGGTGAAGCCGACCGTGAAGACAGCGGACATCACGATCGCCACCGGCAGCGACACCTTGCCCTCCAGCAACGTCGTCGGCGCGATCGTGTCGGCCACCGTCATCACGTAGTGCTGGATCGACAGCACAGTCGTACCGCTGACGACGTTGCCGAGCAGCCCCTCCCAGATCAGCACGTACACCAGGCCGAGCAGCACCGGGCGGCGGGTGATCAGGCTGAGCGCCAGGAAGAACGCCGAGTAGACCAGCGCGCCGATCGCGGTGGCCGCGGCCAGCCCCAGCCCGAACCGGATCGAGTTGGCCAGTACCCCGGCGACGTAGAGCGGAATGGCGGCGGTCAGGGCGGTGACCGCCGCCGCCACCCCGAGCTTGGGCAGCACGATCTGCCAGCGGGGCAGCGGCTTGGTCAGCACGTGCACCAGGGTTCCGTCGTCGATCTCGGAACCCAACACTCCGGTGCCGACGATCAGCGCGATGACCGGCAGCACCACCCCGAGGCCGAGCCCGTAGATGATCGGCGCGCCCCACTGGCCGGGTTCGACCCCGGCCGCCCGGGACAGCGCCGCCAGGAAGACCAGCAGCATCGGCAGGGGGAACAGCAGCAGGAACCGCCGACGGCCGAAGAGACCGCGTGCGGTGATCCAGGAGATAGTCGACACCAGTTACTCCTTAGTTCGCGACTGCGGGGCTCGCAAAACCGGCTCACTCCTCGCGCTCACGGACTTCACGCCTCCACAAGGTAGGAGAAGACACTCTCCAGGGACTCGTCCGAGGGCAGCAGTCGGCGTACCCGGATGCCCGAAGCCAGCGCGATCTTCGGCAGTGCCCGGGTGAAGCTGCCGTAGTCACCGGCCCGGACGGTCAGCCCGTCGCGGTCGATGTCCACGCCGTTGACCGACGGCTGCCCCATCAGCTCGACCGCCAGCCGCCGGTCGTCGCTGGACTGGACCGCGAAGACGTGCGGGCGGTTGGTCATCAGCCGCCGGATCGTCCGGAAGTCGCCGGAGGCCGCCAGCCGGCCCGAGACGATCACCTGGACCGTCCCGGAGACCTGCTCGACCTCCTCCAGGATGTGCGAGCTGAACAGGATGGTCCGGCCGGCACCGCCGAGCGAGTGCAGCAGCTCCATCATGTGCATCCGCTGTCTCGGGTCCATCCCGTTGAACGGCTCGTCGAGCAGGAGCACCTCGGGATCGTGCACGAGCGCGGCGGCGACCCGGGCCCGCTGGCGCATGCCCTTGGAGTAGGTACCGATCCGGCGGTCCTGGGCGTCGGCCAGCTCCACCAGGTCGATCGCCCGCTGCGCCGCCGCCTCCGGCTGGGGCAGACGGTGCAGCCGGGCGCTGGCCAGCACGAACTCGTACGCGCTGAGGAAGTCGTAGACGGCCTCACGCTCGGTGACCAGGCCGAGTCGGCGGTAGACGGCCGGGTTCCGCCAGGTGGGTTCACCGCCGAGCGTCACCGTGCCCCGCGAGGGGGCCAGGAACCCGGCCATCATGTGCAGCACGGTGGTCTTGCCGGCGCCGTTCGGTCCCAGCAGACCGGTGACCCCGGTGCCGAGACTCATCGTCACGTCGTTGACCGCCACCACGTTGCCGTACCAGCGGGACACCCCGCTGAGGTCCACGTTCGTCATGCTGAGTGACCTTTCATTCCCCACCGGCTTCTGGAACGCGCGCTTCCCACGCTCACTTGGCGGCGACCTTCCGGTAGCGGGCGAGCAGGAGGAGTACACAACCGGTTACCAGGGCGACCGTCACGATGGCGTACAGCGGGCCGTAGCCGCCGATGCCGGCCTCGCCGGTCGACTCGAACACCCAGTCCCCGAGCCCGCTGACCAGGCTGACCGGGCTGGCCAGGCCGGCCAGCTGATTCGCGGTCGCGTTCGGCATCAGGGCCAGCACCACCACGACCGGGGTGGTGAGCATGAAGGCACCCACGATCGCCCCGGCCGCGAGGGCGCGCCGCCGGATCAGCGACGAGATCAGCAGCGCCACGGCGCCGAAGACCACCGCGTGGACGGCCACATAGGCCAACGCACCCACGAAGTCACCGAACTCGCTCCACACCAGGCCGACCTCGCCCAGGGTGAAGGCGGCCCCGACGAACATCACCGTCATCGGTCCGGCCAGCAGCAGGAAGGTCGCGCAGACCAGGGACGCCAGCCGGGCCAGTGCGTAGTCGCCACGGCGCAGCGGGCGGGCGAAGTACAGCGGCAGCACACCACTGTGCAGGTCGCGGGAGGCGAGTTCCGGTGCGACGACGGCAGAGAAGAAGATGATCAGGACCGTCAGCACCTCGGGGAACTCGGCGTAGCCCAGTACCACCTCGCCGGTCTGGGCGCGTATCGCGGTCAGCACCACGGCGACGACTCCGACCACCCCGATCAGCAGCCACGGGAAGATCTTCGCCTTCGCGGTACGGCCGAGTCCGAAGGCGGCCCGCAGTCCGTGCAGGAACAGCGCACCGAAGATGTGCCGCCGGCCGAGCCGGGAACCGGCGTACCGCTGGTAGCCGATGTCGTGGATGACTCCGGTGGGCCGGGCGG
The nucleotide sequence above comes from Plantactinospora soyae. Encoded proteins:
- the ppc gene encoding phosphoenolpyruvate carboxylase, with amino-acid sequence MTDQHDHDGPDAALRADIRRLGKLLGQTLARQEGPPLLDLVEEVRALVRHDAEAAAQRLGAMDVTTGTKLARAFSTYFHLANITEQVHRSRDLRRQRAAHGGWLDQAARLIRERGVPPEEIASAARRLAVRPVFTAHPTEAARRSILSKLRAVADELDSEAAAAILYGASDEAPANRRLAELLDLLWQTDELRLDRPDPTDEARNAIYYLRDLYAEAAPQVLDDLADTLRGLGVETAPTARPLTFGTWIGGDRDGNPFVTPQVTRDVLLIQYEHGIQATEAAMESLINEISVSRRLRGVSLDLSASLAKDLDALPEVAARFRRVNAEEPYRLKARCVRAKLANTRRRLGQGTPHVPGRDYRGSADLLGDLELMRASLARNSGQLTAVGRLASAIRTVAAFGPHLATMDIREHAEAHHAVLAQFYTAVGEVPDYAALSRTERTKLLAEELTGRRPLSTMDTPLTEAARKTFDVFGTVREVQERFGVEVIESYIISMTLGVDDVLAAVVLAREAGLVDVHTGRARIGFVPLLETPAELDAGGEMLDELLSLPAYRSLVAARGDVQEVMLGYSDSNKEAGITTSQWSIHRAQRALRDVAARHNVRLRLFHGRGGTVGRGGGPTHEAILAQPYGTLDGEIKVTEQGEVISDKYTLPSLARENLELTLAAVLQSTLLHTTPRQPAEALDRWDSTMDVVSGAAYRRYRSLVENPDLPAYFWASTPTELLGALNIGSRPAKRPNTGAGLAGLRAIPWVFGWTQTRQIVPGWFGVGSGLAAAREAGMADVLCEMHRAWHFFGTFLSNVEMMLSKTDLNIARRYVETLVPEPLHPIFHMIEAEYELTKREVLAITSSPALLENSPVLQRTLAVRDTYLEPLHHLQVALLRQYRDSGAAGRAVATAPGGRRAPGDGTALERALLTTVNGIAAGMRNTG
- a CDS encoding GNAT family N-acetyltransferase, translating into MRVTVRRATPVDAPALARLRWRRVEEHDEPAMDRDVFLEIFTSWTVDHLATHLPFLAEVDGRLAGMTWLMLADRAPSPWNLDRRTGDVQAVYVIPELRNLGVGKMLIDTVLAEARLRELESVTVHSSDRAVPFYLRAGFKEGQNRLEWRP
- a CDS encoding ABC transporter ATP-binding protein, with product MTNVDLSGVSRWYGNVVAVNDVTMSLGTGVTGLLGPNGAGKTTVLHMMAGFLAPSRGTVTLGGEPTWRNPAVYRRLGLVTEREAVYDFLSAYEFVLASARLHRLPQPEAAAQRAIDLVELADAQDRRIGTYSKGMRQRARVAAALVHDPEVLLLDEPFNGMDPRQRMHMMELLHSLGGAGRTILFSSHILEEVEQVSGTVQVIVSGRLAASGDFRTIRRLMTNRPHVFAVQSSDDRRLAVELMGQPSVNGVDIDRDGLTVRAGDYGSFTRALPKIALASGIRVRRLLPSDESLESVFSYLVEA
- a CDS encoding ABC transporter permease, translating into MSTISWITARGLFGRRRFLLLFPLPMLLVFLAALSRAAGVEPGQWGAPIIYGLGLGVVLPVIALIVGTGVLGSEIDDGTLVHVLTKPLPRWQIVLPKLGVAAAVTALTAAIPLYVAGVLANSIRFGLGLAAATAIGALVYSAFFLALSLITRRPVLLGLVYVLIWEGLLGNVVSGTTVLSIQHYVMTVADTIAPTTLLEGKVSLPVAIVMSAVFTVGFTVLAIDRLRSFSVAGETS
- a CDS encoding ABC transporter permease subunit, encoding MTTLDTQQAARPTGVIHDIGYQRYAGSRLGRRHIFGALFLHGLRAAFGLGRTAKAKIFPWLLIGVVGVVAVVLTAIRAQTGEVVLGYAEFPEVLTVLIIFFSAVVAPELASRDLHSGVLPLYFARPLRRGDYALARLASLVCATFLLLAGPMTVMFVGAAFTLGEVGLVWSEFGDFVGALAYVAVHAVVFGAVALLISSLIRRRALAAGAIVGAFMLTTPVVVVLALMPNATANQLAGLASPVSLVSGLGDWVFESTGEAGIGGYGPLYAIVTVALVTGCVLLLLARYRKVAAK